The Gossypium hirsutum isolate 1008001.06 chromosome D02, Gossypium_hirsutum_v2.1, whole genome shotgun sequence region atcgggaagctcacgaagagccatatattgggacgctcataagagctgtggtgtgtctacaacacatgcaaagtcacaaccaatcgggatgctttgaagagctattaacgggaagctcgcaagaactatATAACGAGAAGCTTGAGAGAGCCAAATATCAGGATGCTGTTTCAAGTTGTGGTGTATCCTCAACATATGCAAGatcacaaccaattcgggaacttAGTATccattgaattttattatttcaaacgGGACTTTATATTTATCAAGCACCGTTggatatgtgatcaatttcatatatatgacatTTACAAAAATTCtcaaatacaacattcaattcaaacatataaatatacaaaatttagttacacgaacttacctggctaaattgtagaaataccaaaattcaggggtattttggtaattttttattttcttcgattttccacccgatcttaaTATGAAGCAAAATTGAAGAACCAGGTCAAGGAGCTCTCCCATGTCTATTTTTAAATCGAAATTAAGAAAGAAATGTCTAGAAAACTCTTTAAATCTAATTtgtttacttttaattttaacttatttaccattttgccattgaatgggatttttttattattttccatccTTATGCCACCTCGCCCTTTTAATTTTGGCATAATTATTCCTTAAGTCCTTcctcatttattaattaaaccatttagtcattttactattataattagcaagttttgtaccttttttaatttagtcatttttaattaattaactgtcaaaacattaaaatttttcaatgaaacttcaatactaccttaatgacattttttaaatatttataaaaatatttacagcccagtttatagaaacgaggtcccgttatctcattttctaaaaccacttaaactAGGATTTTATCACTCAAacataataattcattataagacataaattattaattaaaaaatctttttaaaaccatatttgactcataaacattaaataataaaatttatgaacttactcaccagattttgtggtctcgaaccactgttttcgacaccactgaaaatcgggctattacataaaaccaatagggtgtaagtggatctataaaaggaaaagaaatgcaGATGGAAAAGTGGAAACCTATTAGGCCAAACTTGTAGCAAAAAGTTATACTTAGAAAGAAGGTGTCGATTACAAAGAAACCTTCTCTCCGATTGTCATGCTCAAGTCAATTCGCATATTACTACCCAATGCGACAGCTTTCGATTATGAGATTtggaaaatggatgtcaagacaacattTTTGAATGTCTATCCTGAAGAGAGCATCTACATGATACAACCCATCAGATATATAGCTAaagaaaaatagtataaagttTGCAAATTTCTTAGATCCGTATATGGAATTAATCAGGTATCCCGCTCAtagaatcaaagatttgattaagcgatcaagacttttggatttgagcaaaacgtAGATAAACCTTGTGTTTACAAACATTTAGGGAATGGAAATGTGGTCTTTCTCgttctatatgtcgatgacattctaTTCATTGGAAATGATGTAGGGATATTGTTATCAGTTAAACTGTGGTTAACCCAACAATTTAACATGGAGGACTTGGGAGAAGCTGATTTTGTTCTAGGTAATCTAATCCTAAGGGGtcgaaagaacaaagtgatagaATTATCTCAGGCTTCATACATAGATAAGATATTTGAGCGTTATGCAATGACCGATTCGAAGAAGGGAAATCAACATTCTATAATGAGATTTCATATCTCTATAGAGGACTGTCCTAACACagcgaaagaaagagaaaacatgaGAAAGGTTCATTATGCTTCGGCaataggaagtctcatgtataCTATGTCATACACACGCCTAGATATCTGCTTTCCAGTGGAGTTGGTAAGTCGATATCAGACAAATCTAGGACCAAGGTACTGGCAAACAATTAAGCATATACTTAAGTATTTACGGAGAacgagggattatatgcttgtgtattccaGATAAGAACTTACTCCTATCGAATATACTGATTCTGACTTCCAAATGTGTCAGGATTCAAGGAAATCAACATCGGACTGTGTTTTTGTCCTAAACGGTGGGTCTATAACGTGAATAAGTGTCAAGCATGGTTACAATGCTAACTTCATTGTGGAAGCCCAAATATGAGGTATGAAAAAGTTATAGCACTATAACAGTGCAAATATAGCTAAACCTGAAAGAAACCACATAAGGATAAAACACGTTAAGGGAGACGAAAGTGTTTGGTGAAATACTAGATGTAGTCAAAATATCGCATCTGAGGACAAATCTTGGGGATTTTTTTAGCCAAGACTCTTATAGCTAGAGAGATATTTGGGAAACATATGGAGGGCATAAGAATACGAAACATGACTTATCactcactagggcaagtgggagactgttggatctggtgtcctaagtgtagtatttttgtcaatatacacttgtatttttttctgaacagattggttaataaaaaaaattcattgattacatcaatatactttgtataaatttcctcacatggtttttgcatgcaaagcaaaatagaagcaaatgttgctcattggttgtctaaatttttaactaatactaaacagTATTACGTAGTCAGATCGTCGTAGAAAAAggcaacttgtattagtagatgaacctaaacatgtacttatagtctaataaaaaatgagcaaatcaattgaaagactaatatgtcgtctatcaagtccaattagggagatgtcttgtcttgggcatcagagcggatgactcctagaagataaagatatagatgtgactgactagattgACAATACATCGGACATGatccaagcagaatagatcctgaatccgttaatggatttattcacttgtgacgttcatagtgtgacatacctaaatcttgagtagATAGCGGACTATGTATGTATGAcccgtacactttgatgtaagtaaaagtctgagttcaaatagataaggaactaaaagctggtgcgttgggtgtacgacttctgtagtatgtaacgtcattcacaatagtagaattcatagcccaaaacatgggtaaatgatatcctctcattggtattacatggttgatgaaagtaaacatggtcacgggtcgtccgtctttgtgatggatgacttgatcactatttgataatgattgacttttcatgaaagaagatgtaatggttaccatgagataaaataggagcatattgggagaatgaatattatcctAAATAGATCAAatatatcctatgagggtaacacaatTATGACAAGGACATtgagtagttgctttcataatggtatgtcgttagggagaACTCAGTACGATACTATAGTTGAATGACTTCaagactaaatgagtttataattaataggcgaaaagccgaaacctaattataaatcatttgagcctcaactacatatgtccaatcggtccctccgctagcttattgaaactagaaatgaattgcatgtttgaatagaaatgaacataatgaatagaaaaagagaaataagaaacattcaagaatgattatagttttctccaaaatggaaaatggaatcatttggaaatgaatatagattttcaaaaatgaaaatgaaaatgaaaatgaaaatggaaatagaaacgaggtcccaaaaTTGCAATTTCTGACACCATTGGAAACTGGGTCGTTACACAAATAGATAACGTCACATTTGATACCTATGCTTTCATGAAACGTCCAATGGTACCTATACTTTAAAAATGTCTAATGTGGTACCTAAACtatcaatatatgttttattatggtacttgtacttttataaaatattcaatatgataCGTATACTTTGAAAATATCCAATGTGGTACCCAAACtatcaatatgtgttttattatgctACATGACATTAACATCGTTAGTGAATTGCTAAACCACCCAATGaaaatttgacataaattttcttttcatacCATTAAGTTGACatagataatataatattatatgaaaaaaattaaataaaacaaagggaTAATGGCACCATTGGCCCTGTGCTTTAGGGTTTGTTCTAATGTGgcccctaaactttcaaaatgtGAATCTGGACAATTGTATGTCCAATTTCATTCTAGACTTAACTTTTAAatggtttttattaaattttaatttcttttgaactttatttaatatttttataaaatttaataattttttataaatttatatttttaaaaaatattttttaaatttttttaaaagaaattaagctTTGAGGTGAATAAACCTAGACAACCATATGTACATGTTCATGCcagtgaaaaaaaattaaatattccttttaattttttaatttttttgttgaccAGTGCCACGTCAGCAACTATCGTTGACATAAAGTAGCACATCAACACCGTTAGCAACCAAAATAGCGTTGTACAGATCAATGTTAATCAAAGGGCCTATTTagctaaaattattaatttagggtTCAATTGGGTGCAAAAAGGTCATAGAGccttaattgattttttcaaaaaagtttGAGAAACTTTTAagccattaaaaaaaaaaaccaaagtgtCCTTAACTATGGTCAAAACATGGCAATTAAGCCTTAGCTTATACAATATCTATTGCAACAACAAACAGTATATGAGATCAAACACATTATTTATCCTTAAGGATTAATAGAAGGGTAAACTACATTAAGGTCATTAAACTATTGATAAATTTACgatttggtcactcaattttaaaaagttaccaaataatcactaaattatttgaaattagcATATTAAAATCTTCCTTGTATACACTAATTGAAAGGATAAGCTTCTCCTCCTCTTCTataatttaggttttttttcataaaataagtttaaatgttacgaaattacaaaccaaaatctGAATAGTTTTTTCTTCGATCTTCAACACCACTAACCAAATCAACTTGAATTCGATATATGTTCCTCTATTTACCGATGAATACTATTCTATCTTATTGAATAGTCCTTGGTTGAAGCTCACcaattgaactttaaaaaaaaaattcaaataatttagtaagtattttataacttttttgaaACCAAGTTGAATGCATAAACAAATGAACAAAATGCAAATACTCAAAAACAGTCCTTAACATTTTCAAATTATCCCAAAAAAGGAAAAACGCTCTAAAGAAAGTTGGTTAAAACCCTAAAAACTCTGGATCAATTtggaaagaagagaagaagaagaaacttgTTGAATATAATCAATGGCGAATCTTCCAATCGTGCAATTCGAGAAGAAGATAGAAGAAACAGTGGACCAAAATCCAGTGGTGGTGATCATAGGAGAGACCGGTTCGGGAAAGAGCACGCAGCTCTCTCAGATGCTCCACCGCAAAGGATACACAAATTCCGGAATCGTTGCCGTCACTCAGCCCCGTCGCGTCGCAGCCGTATCTGTTTCCAGGTACTGTTCCAAAGCAAACTAGGAACTGGAATGCTTTAGGAATTCGAAACATGTAATTTTTGCTGATACTTAGGCGTTTTGTCGttcaaggaaattgaataaatccTTTTATTCTAACTATTTTATGCGCTTAGGCGAGTTGCGCAGGAGCTTGGTGTTCGGCTTGGGGAAGAAGTAGGCTATGCTATTCGGTTTGAAGATAGAACTTCCGAAAGAACACGAATCAAGTAATACATTTTAGCTTAATTAGTATAGTTTTCAGTTTCAGTGCGTGTTGTTGCTGGAATTGCAATTGCCAAGTTTATTGGTTTCTTAGCTATGGTGTTGTAGATACCTTACTGATGGAGTGCTTCTTCGAGAAAGTCTGTCAAATCCGGAACTGAATCAGTATTCTGTTATTATTCTGGACGAGGCTCATGAGAGGAGTTTGAATACGTAAGAATCACCTTGTATGCTGTTTCTATTATCTATACTTTGATTGTGTCCTTTTCATTTTGTTGATGCTGTACTTATAGAATCTTAAATTTCTCAGGGATATTTTGCTGGGGTTGATGAAACGCTTGGTTAAAAGACGTGCATCCAATTTAAAAGTTCTGATCACATCGGCAACCCTTGATGGTGAAAAAGTGTCGAAGTTCTTTTCAGATTGTCCCTTGTTGACTGTCCCTGGAAAATTATTTCCTGTGGAAATATTCTACAGCAAGGAGCGACCTACAAGCTATCTTGAGTCTTCACTAAAAACAGCTATGGGTATGGTGTGAGTTTATCTTTATCACATATTCAGTTGTTGCAAGCTTTTATTATGTACATATGCTGGCCAGTCCTTGTTGTTTAGCTAGGCTTGTGATGTGGTTGCTTTCATGCCCAGATTTGCTGTAGTTACATGGTTATGTAGAAAGAAGTACTAAGATTTTTTGGTTCCTTGTATGATGAACCCCTCTGGCATCCATTAAGAATTtattgataaataatttttttgatgtaCTTTAGTCGTGCAACTAAATGTCTAAGGCGTTAAGACACAATTCCCATCAGTTGTACCTTAATCTTGATTTGCAGGGAAAACTTtgggtttctggatttcctggcTATCGTATTTTGGTCATATGAGATCTTACTAAGCAATGGTTTTCGCAGATATACATGTTCGGGAACCAGAAGGTGACATCTTAATATTCATGACTGGACAGGCaagctttctctctctctcttttctctctcaCTTCTTGGGGTGGCATTCTTTGCGGATTTAAATTCTATCTTTTTCGTGGTTATAAAATTGATTCATTGATGATTTTAACTGATTCTTTTAAAGTTGAGTGGCCATTTGTAGGATGATATAGAGAAGTTGGTATCAAAGCTGGAAGATAAAGTTCGAAGTCTAGAGGAAGGCTCCTGCATGGATGCTATCATTCTTCCTCTCCATGGTTCATTGCCACCTGAAATGCAGGTATAGTTTTgtctcaaattttcttttcatctctGCCTCCTTTGCCCCATGGGAAATGAAATTAACTTAAGCTAGATTGTCTTGAGATGCAGATATTAGTAGTATTGAATTTCCGTAGTTTTGTGGCTGACATTTTTTTGGCTATGACCCAACAGGTGCGTGTATTCAGTCCTCCCCCTCCAAACTGTAGGCGTTTTATTGTTGCCACAAACATAGCTGAAACTTCTTTGACAGTTGATGGTGTTGTGTAAGGAAACTTGATACTTGTAAATGTTGCTTGTCAGTGCTTTCTTTTGTTCTGTTAATTTAATTTCCACAATTTGCCCCCCCGCCTTGCCCAAATTACTTGTTTCTACTCCAATTCTTCTTTTACATTTTGATAGGCTTGATCAGGTTAAAACTTTCTTAACCTGGGTGGAGAGGTTTTAGCATCCACTATTTAAAATTTCTACCTGTTCACATGTTATTAGAGAATCTGAGCATGCACTGATAAGTTGGCTTTATGGTGATGTAATTTCCTTAGAATCATTGCAAATATCAGTGACTTTTTATCTGTTGCAACACTTTTGACTGATTCTTCTATGGAGATGGAGAGCATTAAAGTCAAAGAGTATTAGGTTCAGGTTGTTGTCAGTCTTgctcttcttttaattttttaatcctcCTGAATAGAAGACGGTGTAGATAATGAAGTAAATGAGTgttaataatatgtaaaaaaccCCTCAATTTTGGTCTTTATAAACCAgcattttctttattaatttgcCTAGATCATGCGAATACTTCTGCTTTTAGCAAACCAATTACCGTGTCATGGTTATGTAGGTTTAAGAAAATGGCCAAATATAAACCAAGAAGCACTGCAGTCCTTGGTTTCCATGTCCAAAATAATCTAGTAAGATAGAGACATAACAGAGACAAGGCTATTCTGAAATTCTAGTGGAGGGCTTTTgttttatatatgtaattatataagggATCAAACATATCAATGGTTTCTTAATTGTTCCAACCAAATCACAGTGTTTTTGTTTAGTTTACTATGTTGTTCCTGTTGCTTCTTAATTTTACGATTTTCTACCTTGAGGAAGGCACTGAAATTTGGTCTTAAGGGTCCCACTACTCGTTAAGACCTGTATATGGTCCAATGTTAACTATATTATTGTGATGCATTGTACTGTATGCCTAATTCTACCACCTGTTTTTGCACTTGGTCTCAGTTAATGATCAATTGCATTGATATTTTGATTGCTTCTCTTGAAAGTAATTATCTGTACATTGATAGGTATGTTATTGATTCTGGTTACGTGAAGCAACGGCAATATAACCCAGCAACTGGAATGTATTCCCTTGATGTTGTTCAAATTAGCAAGTAAGTGGATGACTTAATGTTTCTTTTGGCTTTTGCAGCATGTTCATGTGTTCCTAGTAGCACAACTTACAGTTGTGATTCTTTTTGGTCTTTCTTTGTTTGCAAGTTCAGGTTTTCTTGCATGATCTAAGTTTTACTCTTATTTTGCATCGAACAAATTTATGTTCTTACCTTTCTTTTCTCACTTGAGTGATGATGAATTGTTAGTATTCTTGCCAATAacttttttcccttctttctgaatcttttttttttgttctttgagGGTACAAGCTAATCAACGTGCTGGACGAGCTGGAAGAACACGTCCTGGGAAGTGTTACCGTTTATACCCATCCAGGGTTTACAATGATGATTTCCTTGATGTAACAGTTCCTGAAATACAGCGATCTTCTCTTGCTGGCAGTGTTCTTTATCTAAAGTCATTGGACCTCCCTGATATTGATATTCTGAAGTTTGATTTTCTTGACCCCCCTTCTAGTAAGAATGCATTCTTATTGTGTTCaattttgttatggcataaaGAAAGAACAAGCATTTGAGTTGTCACTGTTTAAAATTTTCGTTCTGTCAATATCTATATTTTACAGTTTCTGATGATGTTTCTCTTTAGAATTGAGGTATTGATTAAATATTTGGTTTAACTTTAGCCGAGTCATTAGAAGATGCTCTAAAGCAACTATATCTGattgatgccattgatgaaaatggATCGATAACTAGTATTGGGCGAACAATGGCCGGTAAGCTTTCAAACTTGCTTTCCAAGTATTA contains the following coding sequences:
- the LOC107909825 gene encoding probable pre-mRNA-splicing factor ATP-dependent RNA helicase DEAH4 isoform X2; the protein is MKRLVKRRASNLKVLITSATLDGEKVSKFFSDCPLLTVPGKLFPVEIFYSKERPTSYLESSLKTAMDIHVREPEGDILIFMTGQDDIEKLVSKLEDKVRSLEEGSCMDAIILPLHGSLPPEMQVRVFSPPPPNCRRFIVATNIAETSLTVDGVVYVIDSGYVKQRQYNPATGMYSLDVVQISKVQANQRAGRAGRTRPGKCYRLYPSRVYNDDFLDVTVPEIQRSSLAGSVLYLKSLDLPDIDILKFDFLDPPSTESLEDALKQLYLIDAIDENGSITSIGRTMAELPLEPSLSRTLIEANEYGCLSQALTVAAMLSAETNLLPGRSKNNEKKRKYPPLELPDGSGFGDHIQLLQIYECWDENDYDIGWCKDYDLQVRGMMFVKEVRKQLSQIMQKIAKGSSDVQVNQSQKRRQSYRNLMKALSIGFASQLAERMRHHNGFRTLGFKPQLVQVHPSSVLKPDDDGLYPNYVVYHELIATSRPYMRNVCAVERQWVIPILEKLDKLDVRKLSGGGLGHVEEITEGNTPDLLKKEAVIVTAPEEQESKIQAARERFLARKGKK
- the LOC107909825 gene encoding probable pre-mRNA-splicing factor ATP-dependent RNA helicase DEAH4 isoform X1, with product MANLPIVQFEKKIEETVDQNPVVVIIGETGSGKSTQLSQMLHRKGYTNSGIVAVTQPRRVAAVSVSRRVAQELGVRLGEEVGYAIRFEDRTSERTRIKYLTDGVLLRESLSNPELNQYSVIILDEAHERSLNTDILLGLMKRLVKRRASNLKVLITSATLDGEKVSKFFSDCPLLTVPGKLFPVEIFYSKERPTSYLESSLKTAMDIHVREPEGDILIFMTGQDDIEKLVSKLEDKVRSLEEGSCMDAIILPLHGSLPPEMQVRVFSPPPPNCRRFIVATNIAETSLTVDGVVYVIDSGYVKQRQYNPATGMYSLDVVQISKVQANQRAGRAGRTRPGKCYRLYPSRVYNDDFLDVTVPEIQRSSLAGSVLYLKSLDLPDIDILKFDFLDPPSTESLEDALKQLYLIDAIDENGSITSIGRTMAELPLEPSLSRTLIEANEYGCLSQALTVAAMLSAETNLLPGRSKNNEKKRKYPPLELPDGSGFGDHIQLLQIYECWDENDYDIGWCKDYDLQVRGMMFVKEVRKQLSQIMQKIAKGSSDVQVNQSQKRRQSYRNLMKALSIGFASQLAERMRHHNGFRTLGFKPQLVQVHPSSVLKPDDDGLYPNYVVYHELIATSRPYMRNVCAVERQWVIPILEKLDKLDVRKLSGGGLGHVEEITEGNTPDLLKKEAVIVTAPEEQESKIQAARERFLARKGKK